A genomic window from Rosettibacter firmus includes:
- a CDS encoding ATP-binding protein, protein MGNFLDNLKKYHFEFKHLTVLFVGLIIFQLILSFVHKASLRNFVDNAQEWYQKNSAERLANLTTTTLELFYETVKMRKTIDQNEKRRIIQFFDIILNQQILQQNIEEICLLVGVGGKIKAIDNGNELYSVMFEHQYDNNNSNTHKYAIQLYKKVKNELIGTEQIVNVLNNNTYHIFVPFVPNGEYAGALYIRNTPDFSFIQREMVSSYEETSIIYSALFLLGLLAMYYISTYTVKERDEAQKLLMEEHERNIKQQIEHEKESMFTKRIYHTHHKAEKVMGFIKEDLRTLSTENIDEIKYRATKYSNFISRVIYDMKWYEPPIQTIRNPSFSTDLNEVIKFMVENIFNRTSRKSKSFEIKLNLDERVPKVNINEFVVWEILEPLIQNSIDHGGDSGLLITISTKYNPETRISNIIIEDNGKGIKPELLEKNEKGIKKIFLENVSTKNISHANSGYGCYIAYEISTQRCGWEIDAENLPEHGCRFTITIKN, encoded by the coding sequence ATGGGAAATTTTTTAGATAATCTTAAGAAATATCACTTTGAATTTAAGCACCTTACAGTATTGTTCGTTGGACTGATTATCTTTCAATTAATTCTCTCTTTTGTACATAAAGCTTCGTTGCGTAATTTTGTTGACAATGCACAGGAATGGTATCAAAAAAATTCTGCAGAAAGACTTGCAAACTTAACCACAACAACTCTTGAATTATTTTATGAAACTGTTAAAATGAGAAAAACTATCGACCAGAATGAAAAACGAAGAATAATTCAATTCTTCGATATAATTCTAAATCAACAAATACTACAACAAAATATAGAAGAAATCTGTTTACTTGTGGGTGTAGGGGGAAAAATTAAAGCTATCGATAATGGTAACGAACTATATTCAGTAATGTTTGAACATCAATATGATAATAATAATTCTAATACTCACAAATATGCAATTCAACTTTATAAAAAAGTAAAAAACGAATTAATAGGGACAGAACAAATTGTAAATGTTTTGAATAATAATACATATCATATTTTTGTACCCTTTGTTCCTAATGGTGAATATGCAGGTGCACTTTATATTCGTAATACTCCCGATTTTTCATTTATTCAACGTGAAATGGTTTCGAGTTATGAAGAAACATCCATAATTTATTCAGCACTATTTTTACTTGGACTTTTAGCAATGTACTATATTTCAACTTATACAGTTAAAGAACGAGATGAAGCTCAAAAGCTATTAATGGAAGAACACGAAAGAAATATCAAACAACAAATTGAACACGAAAAAGAATCTATGTTTACAAAAAGGATTTATCATACACATCACAAAGCAGAAAAAGTAATGGGATTCATCAAGGAAGATTTAAGAACACTTTCGACAGAAAATATAGATGAAATAAAATATCGTGCTACAAAGTATTCAAATTTTATATCTCGTGTTATTTATGATATGAAATGGTATGAACCACCAATTCAAACAATTAGAAATCCTTCGTTTTCAACTGATTTAAACGAAGTAATTAAATTTATGGTAGAAAATATTTTCAATAGAACATCACGAAAATCAAAATCTTTTGAAATAAAATTAAATCTTGATGAAAGAGTTCCAAAGGTTAATATAAATGAGTTTGTAGTATGGGAAATTCTTGAACCTTTAATTCAAAATAGTATCGATCATGGTGGAGATTCTGGTTTATTAATAACAATTTCAACAAAGTATAATCCAGAAACTCGCATTTCAAATATTATAATTGAAGATAATGGAAAAGGTATTAAACCCGAACTATTAGAAAAAAATGAAAAAGGCATTAAAAAAATTTTTCTTGAAAATGTATCAACTAAAAATATATCTCATGCTAATAGTGGTTATGGTTGTTATATTGCTTATGAAATCTCCACACAAAGATGTGGCTGGGAAATTGATGCGGAAAATTTACCTGAACATGGTTGTAGATTTACAATAACTATCAAAAATTAA
- a CDS encoding co-chaperone GroES produces MKIKPLDDRVLVEPIEEESKTSSGIIIPDTAKEKPRVGKVIAVGTDEDLREKIKEGDRILFAKYGGEEVSSNGKELKIVQRSDILAVIED; encoded by the coding sequence ATGAAAATTAAACCACTTGACGACAGAGTACTTGTAGAACCAATTGAAGAAGAATCTAAAACTTCATCTGGAATAATCATTCCAGATACAGCAAAAGAAAAACCAAGAGTGGGAAAAGTAATTGCTGTTGGTACTGATGAAGATCTTCGTGAAAAAATTAAAGAAGGAGATAGAATTTTATTTGCTAAATACGGTGGTGAAGAAGTAAGCTCGAATGGTAAAGAATTAAAAATTGTTCAACGTTCAGATATTCTTGCAGTAATAGAAGATTAA
- a CDS encoding sigma-54 dependent transcriptional regulator: protein MNKQEIIKILLIEDEDFDVRRVENTIKPFSDRIKICEVVSDGKSALEILESNKNNYDVVIMDYQIAGGLHGEYLIKKIKDIDQTLQIIVITKMTINITDYEFARSLIEAGAFWYCTKYPGDIEEHIYQPTDFLMSIFNAYEKKKLLKEKLKSTQKLRKNVDDILTSKQIIGVSQTVQNLKEQIKKYSNSNVPILITGLSGTGKELVAYNIHYNSPRKYENFVPINCGGIPDQLIESELFGYEKGAFTGADKSKPGLFEIANNGTIFLDEISELPLSSQVKLLRVLQDGEVEKLGRTDKIKVDVRIISATNKNLEEEVREKRFREDLYYRLNVINIYIPPLKERREDIIYLIDYYMNQFALEIGREVPVISQDAMKLLVDYDWPGNVRELKNLVQRLLFFDDKIINPKLVETALGKKIYELDNYFGNEGVSFKSPNGPLPLKQMERIFREKYFKYVRSKVNSDQEAATILGLAPPNYHRMCKELGLK, encoded by the coding sequence ATGAACAAGCAAGAAATAATAAAAATATTACTAATTGAAGATGAAGATTTTGATGTAAGACGTGTTGAAAACACAATTAAACCTTTTTCGGATAGAATTAAAATTTGTGAAGTTGTATCCGATGGGAAATCAGCACTGGAAATTTTAGAATCAAATAAGAATAATTATGATGTTGTAATTATGGATTATCAGATTGCTGGTGGATTGCATGGAGAATATCTCATCAAAAAAATTAAAGATATCGATCAAACTTTGCAGATAATTGTTATCACTAAAATGACTATTAATATAACAGATTACGAATTTGCTCGAAGTTTAATAGAAGCAGGTGCTTTCTGGTATTGTACAAAATATCCTGGAGATATAGAAGAACATATTTATCAACCCACAGATTTTTTAATGTCAATCTTTAATGCATATGAAAAGAAAAAGTTACTCAAAGAAAAACTAAAATCCACACAAAAATTAAGAAAGAATGTCGACGACATATTAACTTCCAAACAAATTATTGGTGTATCCCAAACAGTTCAAAATCTAAAAGAACAAATAAAAAAATATTCGAATAGTAATGTGCCCATTCTAATTACTGGATTATCTGGAACAGGAAAAGAACTTGTTGCTTACAATATTCATTACAATAGTCCAAGAAAATATGAAAACTTTGTTCCAATAAATTGTGGTGGAATACCAGATCAATTAATTGAAAGTGAATTATTTGGTTACGAAAAAGGGGCTTTCACAGGTGCAGATAAAAGTAAACCAGGTCTCTTCGAAATTGCAAATAATGGAACAATATTTTTAGATGAAATTTCAGAGCTTCCTCTTTCCTCTCAAGTAAAATTACTTCGTGTTCTTCAAGATGGAGAAGTTGAAAAACTCGGTAGAACCGATAAAATCAAAGTTGATGTAAGAATTATTTCTGCTACAAATAAAAATCTTGAAGAAGAAGTTAGAGAAAAAAGATTTAGAGAAGATTTATATTATCGTCTTAATGTTATTAACATATATATTCCACCACTGAAAGAAAGAAGAGAAGATATTATTTATCTGATTGATTATTACATGAATCAATTTGCATTAGAAATAGGAAGAGAAGTTCCAGTAATTTCTCAGGATGCAATGAAATTACTGGTTGATTATGATTGGCCTGGAAATGTGCGTGAACTAAAAAATCTTGTTCAACGACTTTTATTTTTTGACGATAAAATAATTAATCCAAAACTTGTTGAAACTGCACTTGGCAAAAAAATATACGAATTAGATAACTACTTTGGAAATGAAGGAGTAAGTTTTAAATCCCCCAATGGTCCTCTCCCCTTAAAACAAATGGAAAGAATATTTCGTGAAAAATATTTTAAATATGTCCGCAGCAAAGTCAATTCAGATCAAGAAGCAGCAACTATACTTGGTTTAGCACCACCCAATTATCACAGAATGTGTAAAGAACTTGGATTGAAATAA
- a CDS encoding thiamine pyrophosphate-dependent enzyme, whose amino-acid sequence MKTSIPYAIAHALNDLGVEIITYVPGFGAAETFQCYNELTMKNLSISFHEEVAFTIAHGASIAGKRAASLMKTHGILKAANSVMDSLYTELTAGFVTIIFDDKTGKHSDNILEIMPVLEGMSMPFIVAENDNIYEDIINAFLESEKRKIPLAVIVDAMSFKLETEFQPKQNLRKNFNYERNVYAHVVSPLISDYQYKLFVAKKLEGNLETVIRPVLPTIPDSLTENVKKGTVGYIPFFQVFKNIKRDIVTGDTGSSSSFAFPPYNCIDIVTYMGGSIPLAIGAYLAGKRNVWAITGDFSFIAAGHLGLIEAINRNIPLKIVIFYNKKSAATGGQPIHKKLLRHLIAGYEKYLLNISNPADLFEIDTVLNEAANSNEMKIIIVDFPE is encoded by the coding sequence ATGAAAACATCAATACCTTATGCAATAGCTCATGCTTTAAATGATTTAGGAGTAGAAATCATTACATATGTTCCAGGTTTTGGGGCAGCTGAGACTTTTCAATGTTATAATGAATTAACAATGAAAAACTTGAGCATTTCTTTTCATGAAGAAGTTGCATTTACTATTGCTCATGGAGCAAGTATCGCAGGAAAGAGAGCTGCATCATTAATGAAAACACATGGTATACTGAAAGCTGCAAATAGTGTGATGGATTCACTTTACACAGAACTAACAGCTGGATTTGTAACAATAATTTTTGATGATAAAACAGGAAAACACTCAGATAATATACTCGAGATAATGCCTGTACTTGAAGGAATGAGCATGCCTTTTATAGTTGCAGAAAATGATAATATTTATGAAGATATAATAAATGCATTTTTAGAATCAGAAAAAAGAAAAATACCTCTGGCTGTAATTGTAGATGCAATGAGTTTTAAATTAGAAACAGAGTTTCAACCAAAACAAAATCTCAGAAAAAATTTTAATTATGAAAGGAATGTATATGCACATGTTGTTTCACCATTAATTTCTGATTATCAGTATAAACTATTTGTTGCAAAAAAATTAGAAGGTAATTTGGAAACTGTTATTCGTCCAGTTCTTCCTACTATACCAGATAGTCTAACCGAAAATGTTAAAAAAGGTACGGTTGGATACATACCATTCTTTCAGGTATTTAAAAATATTAAACGTGATATTGTTACAGGCGATACAGGATCGTCAAGTTCATTTGCATTTCCACCTTATAATTGTATAGATATAGTTACTTACATGGGGGGTAGTATACCCCTTGCAATTGGTGCTTATCTTGCAGGGAAAAGAAATGTCTGGGCTATTACTGGCGACTTTAGTTTTATTGCTGCTGGTCATCTGGGTTTAATTGAAGCAATTAATCGAAATATTCCATTAAAAATAGTGATATTTTATAATAAGAAATCTGCAGCTACTGGTGGACAACCAATTCACAAAAAATTGCTTAGACATTTAATTGCTGGTTATGAAAAATATTTGCTTAATATTTCTAATCCAGCCGATCTTTTTGAAATAGATACAGTACTTAATGAAGCAGCAAATTCTAATGAAATGAAAATTATTATAGTTGATTTTCCAGAATGA
- a CDS encoding extracellular solute-binding protein produces the protein MNNLKPNIKTFYFSVTAITILVLSVFIFMYLFGNLVDTKTQTPKKIYFADNISNSHKYAIEKFNELHKGKIEVVPIDLSFEKFQTNERKELLMRYLRSRSDRLDIFSVDQIWTPRFAKFVEPLSNYISTNERDNIIPYALESCFYKGQLVALPLYIDISIMYYRKDLLEKLHNYKEIKKQIDSSITWENFIKLGLQMKNTEMPFYLFQAEAFEGLMCSFVELIESQNSKILEGEPLKLNTPEANKALQLLVDLVNKYKLSPQDITNYKEYDTYYYFIDSGAIFLRGWPGFHKWYELKYNDKSFPQKVGIAPLPHFSYGSRKSIVGGWNLMISKYSTKKNEAVEFIKFLIQEDIQKKFYELGGYLPINKKIYEDKNYLSRNRELNFYKSIFKTYARRPFLEKYTRYSDIISYYLNRAIKNEISVKDALSLAEKNINTE, from the coding sequence ATGAATAATTTAAAACCAAACATAAAAACTTTCTACTTTTCAGTTACAGCCATAACAATTCTTGTACTCTCAGTTTTTATTTTTATGTATTTATTCGGAAATTTAGTTGACACTAAAACTCAAACACCTAAAAAAATTTATTTTGCAGATAATATTTCCAATAGCCACAAATATGCTATCGAAAAATTCAATGAATTACACAAAGGTAAAATTGAAGTAGTACCAATTGATTTATCATTCGAAAAGTTTCAAACAAATGAACGAAAAGAATTATTGATGAGATATTTACGCAGTAGAAGTGACAGATTGGATATTTTTTCAGTCGATCAAATATGGACACCCCGATTTGCAAAATTTGTAGAACCACTCAGCAATTACATTTCGACAAATGAACGGGATAATATAATCCCCTATGCACTCGAATCCTGTTTCTACAAAGGTCAACTTGTTGCTCTACCCTTATATATTGATATAAGTATTATGTATTATCGAAAAGATTTACTGGAGAAACTTCATAATTACAAAGAAATAAAAAAACAAATTGATAGTTCAATTACTTGGGAAAATTTTATTAAGTTAGGCTTGCAAATGAAAAACACCGAAATGCCATTTTATTTATTTCAAGCAGAAGCTTTTGAAGGATTGATGTGTAGTTTTGTAGAACTAATCGAATCACAAAATTCAAAAATACTTGAAGGTGAACCATTAAAACTCAATACACCAGAAGCAAACAAAGCTTTACAATTACTCGTTGATCTTGTTAACAAATATAAATTATCTCCCCAAGATATTACTAATTACAAAGAATATGATACTTACTATTATTTCATTGATAGTGGAGCTATCTTTTTAAGGGGCTGGCCTGGTTTTCATAAATGGTATGAATTAAAATATAACGACAAAAGTTTCCCTCAAAAAGTTGGAATCGCACCACTACCTCACTTTTCATATGGTTCAAGAAAAAGTATTGTAGGTGGTTGGAATTTGATGATTTCAAAATATTCAACTAAAAAGAACGAAGCAGTTGAATTTATTAAATTTCTCATTCAAGAAGATATTCAAAAAAAATTTTATGAATTAGGTGGTTATCTTCCAATCAATAAAAAAATCTATGAAGATAAAAATTACTTAAGTCGTAACCGTGAATTGAATTTCTATAAATCTATATTTAAAACTTATGCAAGAAGACCATTTCTGGAAAAATACACTCGTTATTCTGATATAATTTCTTATTATCTTAATCGTGCAATAAAAAATGAAATTTCAGTAAAGGATGCATTAAGTTTAGCCGAAAAGAATATTAATACAGAATAA
- a CDS encoding peptidylprolyl isomerase: protein MKIISNRLKFSCFIFFLLLIHSISFCQKVNIENEIIARVQNTPITKKEFIERFEFSPHAQTETAFDTSTMKKEFLYTLIAEKLLAQNALKEKLDKTEEFEYLMQYLQNIYLRDALYKKEIKDKVVITDSSFSVGKNKMLKTLKIKFIFSVDENEIKDIYSSLQKGAQFDSILSLRPENLEQLNYAEVSFGNLAPEIEEQIFDLLPGEFTKPVKLKEGWYICKVYDVTLKSELTSKDISKIKKIIEERAENKLYEEFYNKFFKGVVVNVDRQLFDKLIKHILEFINNNQKYFSEQKNNKLRFAEVEFNQIQKFFSEEELNLPFIKFDISPVTLKTFLKYSGYTGIEFDSPEKSKIQKRLNAYISNFIRNELYSREAKKRGYDKLPEVSEELQMWRDYYLSRAMMKSIFKNQNVSDKEAEEFYLKMNRTINYPDSVNIAEITSISLDTIENIFDELKTGSTFEELQKKYRSEKFTGLKPINELGEIGKIAADMKIGDIYGPIKTQEGYSIIKILDKKEGQRKRIENFEEAKDDIKNIIQTKKMYQELDKVTAKLAIENGVEINESALKSIKVSNINMLVFRRFGFGGQLIAVPYAPIYSSWFKVYQQLRKELTF from the coding sequence ATGAAAATAATTTCAAATAGATTAAAATTTTCATGTTTCATTTTCTTTCTTTTATTAATTCACTCAATATCATTTTGTCAAAAAGTAAATATTGAAAATGAAATAATAGCCAGAGTTCAAAACACTCCCATTACTAAAAAAGAATTTATTGAACGTTTTGAATTTTCCCCCCATGCTCAAACAGAAACTGCTTTCGACACATCAACAATGAAAAAAGAATTTCTATATACATTGATTGCAGAAAAATTACTTGCACAAAATGCTTTGAAAGAAAAACTTGATAAGACAGAAGAATTCGAATATTTAATGCAATATCTTCAAAATATTTATCTTCGTGATGCATTGTATAAAAAAGAAATAAAAGATAAAGTTGTAATAACCGATTCTTCTTTTTCAGTTGGCAAAAACAAAATGCTCAAAACTCTTAAAATAAAATTTATCTTTTCAGTTGATGAAAATGAAATTAAAGATATTTACTCATCACTACAGAAAGGGGCACAGTTCGATTCAATTTTATCATTACGTCCTGAAAATTTAGAGCAGTTAAATTATGCAGAAGTTTCTTTTGGAAATTTAGCACCAGAAATTGAAGAACAAATATTTGATTTACTACCAGGTGAATTCACAAAACCAGTAAAGCTAAAAGAAGGCTGGTATATTTGTAAAGTTTATGATGTAACATTAAAAAGCGAACTTACTTCTAAGGATATCTCTAAAATAAAAAAGATAATAGAAGAAAGAGCTGAAAATAAACTTTATGAAGAATTTTATAATAAGTTTTTCAAAGGTGTAGTTGTAAATGTAGATAGACAATTATTCGATAAATTAATTAAACATATATTAGAATTTATAAATAACAATCAAAAATATTTTTCAGAACAGAAGAATAACAAATTGCGATTTGCCGAAGTTGAATTTAATCAAATCCAGAAATTCTTTTCAGAAGAAGAATTAAATCTTCCATTTATAAAATTTGATATCTCACCCGTAACATTAAAAACTTTTCTTAAATATTCAGGTTATACAGGAATCGAATTCGATTCACCTGAAAAATCTAAAATTCAAAAAAGATTGAATGCCTACATAAGCAACTTTATTAGAAATGAACTTTACTCACGTGAAGCAAAAAAAAGAGGTTATGATAAGTTGCCCGAAGTTTCAGAAGAACTTCAAATGTGGAGAGATTATTATCTTTCTCGTGCAATGATGAAAAGTATTTTTAAAAATCAGAATGTAAGTGATAAAGAAGCAGAAGAATTTTATTTAAAAATGAATAGAACTATCAATTACCCGGATAGTGTTAACATTGCCGAAATTACTTCAATAAGTCTCGATACAATTGAAAATATTTTTGATGAATTAAAAACTGGTTCTACATTTGAAGAACTTCAGAAGAAATACAGAAGTGAAAAATTTACAGGATTAAAACCAATTAATGAATTAGGAGAAATAGGAAAAATTGCTGCTGATATGAAAATTGGTGACATTTATGGACCAATAAAAACTCAAGAAGGATATTCAATCATAAAAATACTTGATAAAAAAGAAGGGCAGAGAAAAAGAATTGAAAATTTTGAAGAAGCTAAAGATGATATTAAAAACATAATTCAAACAAAAAAAATGTATCAGGAACTTGATAAAGTTACTGCTAAACTTGCTATAGAAAATGGAGTTGAAATAAATGAAAGTGCATTGAAATCAATTAAAGTGTCAAATATAAATATGTTAGTTTTTAGAAGATTTGGTTTTGGTGGTCAATTAATTGCTGTTCCCTATGCTCCTATTTACTCAAGCTGGTTTAAAGTTTATCAACAATTAAGAAAAGAACTAACTTTTTAA
- a CDS encoding cupin domain-containing protein yields the protein MIELKNIYDLKGIVSSNEEKLIDEFFQNILVTEHFRVERIISECHSSPEGFWYDQDKNEFVLLLKGSAEILFEDNNLIKMKEGDYIIIPAHVKHRVEKTDSFQKTFWLTIFY from the coding sequence ATGATAGAACTAAAAAATATTTATGATTTAAAAGGGATTGTCTCTTCAAACGAAGAAAAACTTATAGATGAGTTTTTTCAAAATATTCTTGTTACTGAACATTTTCGTGTAGAAAGGATTATTTCAGAATGTCATTCATCTCCAGAAGGATTCTGGTATGATCAGGATAAGAATGAGTTTGTTCTGTTACTAAAAGGAAGTGCAGAAATTCTTTTTGAAGATAATAATTTAATTAAAATGAAAGAAGGTGATTATATAATTATACCTGCTCATGTTAAACATCGAGTTGAAAAAACAGATTCATTTCAAAAGACTTTCTGGCTTACAATATTTTATTAA
- a CDS encoding glutaredoxin family protein: MALNPQPKVIIFSTPTCSFCNAAKRYFREKNIKFTDVDVSRDEAAARDMVRRTGQTGVPVILINNRPIIGFDKAKINQILNIKD; this comes from the coding sequence ATGGCATTAAATCCACAACCAAAAGTTATAATTTTTTCAACGCCAACATGTAGCTTTTGTAATGCTGCTAAAAGATATTTTAGAGAAAAAAATATCAAGTTTACAGATGTCGATGTTTCAAGAGATGAAGCTGCTGCTCGAGATATGGTGCGTAGAACTGGTCAAACAGGCGTGCCTGTAATTTTAATTAATAATCGTCCAATAATTGGTTTTGACAAAGCAAAGATTAATCAAATTTTAAACATAAAAGATTAG